The following are encoded together in the Candidatus Hydrogenedentota bacterium genome:
- the fbaA gene encoding class II fructose-bisphosphate aldolase encodes MPVVDFKKYCAMLEKAQKEKYAYPAVNITTTDTVNAAIEGFAASKSDGIIQVSTGGGEHASGNLKDMVLGAISLAEHTHRVAAKYDINIALHTDHCQPGKVDSFLKPLIAETARRRAAGLPNLFNSHMLDASELPLKENMALSVDILKLCKENEIILEVEAGVVGGEEDGVNHEGAPAEKLYTTPADMVAVYEALSTVEGAKYMFAATFGNVHGVYKPGNVKLTPIILKNGQDAVVAKYGEDARFWLVFHGGSGSSVDEIRETLDYGVIKMNIDTDTQYAFTRPVVEHMFHNYDQVLKVEGEVGNKKMYDPRAWLKKARANMAARISQACDDLRSTGKTMGV; translated from the coding sequence ATGCCAGTCGTAGACTTCAAGAAATATTGTGCGATGCTGGAGAAGGCTCAGAAAGAGAAGTACGCCTATCCCGCTGTAAATATCACCACCACCGACACGGTGAACGCCGCCATTGAAGGCTTTGCCGCGTCCAAGAGCGACGGCATCATCCAGGTGTCCACCGGCGGCGGCGAGCATGCCTCCGGCAACCTGAAGGACATGGTGCTCGGCGCCATCTCTCTGGCCGAACACACCCACCGTGTCGCCGCAAAGTACGACATCAATATCGCCCTGCACACCGACCACTGCCAGCCCGGCAAGGTGGACAGCTTCCTGAAGCCCCTGATTGCCGAGACCGCCCGTCGCCGCGCCGCGGGCCTGCCGAACCTGTTCAACAGCCACATGCTCGACGCCAGCGAACTGCCGCTGAAGGAGAACATGGCGCTCTCCGTGGATATTCTGAAGCTCTGCAAAGAGAACGAGATCATCCTGGAAGTGGAAGCCGGTGTGGTCGGCGGTGAAGAAGACGGCGTAAACCACGAAGGCGCCCCGGCCGAAAAACTGTACACGACGCCGGCCGACATGGTCGCGGTGTACGAAGCCCTGAGCACGGTGGAAGGCGCAAAGTACATGTTCGCCGCGACCTTCGGCAACGTGCACGGCGTGTACAAGCCCGGCAACGTGAAGCTGACCCCGATCATCCTGAAGAACGGCCAGGATGCGGTTGTCGCAAAGTATGGCGAAGACGCGCGCTTCTGGTTGGTGTTCCACGGCGGTTCCGGCTCCAGCGTGGATGAGATCCGCGAAACCCTGGACTATGGCGTGATCAAGATGAACATCGACACGGACACGCAGTACGCCTTCACGCGCCCCGTGGTGGAGCACATGTTCCACAACTACGACCAGGTGCTCAAGGTCGAGGGCGAAGTGGGCAACAAGAAGATGTACGACCCGCGCGCGTGGCTGAAGAAGGCCCGCGCCAACATGGCCGCCCGCATCTCCCAGGCCTGCGACGACCTTCGCAGCACCGGAAAGACCATGGGCGTCTGA
- a CDS encoding glycosyltransferase family 2 protein, with translation MAAITIVIPVFNEAGSIEDTVSKLNVAFKDTGHDFEIIVVDDGSTDDTGERARRTSARVIVHPTNKGYGNALLTGVRNATHPWIGITDADGTYPVDEMAPMLDEAVARDLDMLVGARQGAHFAAGVVKRWARVLFKCFTEFVVGQPIPDVNSGLRIIRRDLIAQCAPALSGGFSFTTSITIIAFQTGHHVAYRPIEYFARNGKSHVRYRRDTLRALQIIVMTIVLFNPIKLFLAQVMAVAGFTVGTLIAALLVPGRFPALLLFSLGFYCANIVMALGFLAVRFQCNLSEIRIPERGYKASTPDG, from the coding sequence ATGGCCGCCATCACCATCGTTATTCCGGTCTTCAATGAGGCCGGATCGATCGAAGACACGGTTTCGAAGCTGAATGTGGCCTTCAAGGACACAGGGCATGACTTCGAAATCATCGTGGTGGACGACGGTTCCACGGACGACACCGGGGAGCGGGCGCGCCGGACTTCGGCGCGGGTTATTGTTCACCCCACCAACAAAGGTTATGGCAACGCGCTGCTTACGGGTGTTCGCAACGCGACCCATCCCTGGATTGGCATTACCGACGCCGACGGCACCTATCCCGTCGATGAGATGGCGCCGATGCTCGATGAGGCGGTCGCACGGGATCTCGATATGCTCGTCGGCGCACGGCAGGGCGCGCACTTCGCGGCGGGTGTCGTGAAGCGGTGGGCCAGGGTGCTCTTCAAATGCTTCACCGAATTTGTCGTGGGTCAGCCCATTCCCGACGTGAACAGTGGCCTGCGAATCATTCGGCGCGACTTGATCGCCCAGTGCGCCCCCGCCCTGTCGGGGGGATTTTCCTTCACCACAAGTATTACCATTATTGCCTTTCAGACGGGGCATCACGTGGCGTATCGGCCCATCGAATACTTTGCGCGCAACGGAAAGAGCCACGTGCGTTACCGGCGCGACACGCTTCGGGCCCTGCAGATCATTGTCATGACGATTGTGTTGTTCAATCCGATCAAGCTCTTTCTCGCGCAGGTGATGGCGGTCGCTGGTTTCACAGTCGGCACACTGATCGCGGCCCTGCTCGTCCCGGGGCGGTTTCCAGCACTGCTCCTGTTCTCGCTGGGCTTCTATTGCGCCAATATCGTCATGGCCCTCGGATTTCTCGCGGTGCGCTTTCAGTGCAACCTCTCCGAAATTCGTATACCGGAGCGGGGCTACAAGGCATCAACGCCCGATGGCTGA
- the ispH gene encoding 4-hydroxy-3-methylbut-2-enyl diphosphate reductase, translated as MEIIVAKPRGFCAGVERAIKCVEQALERYGAPVYVLNNIVHNAHVVNELKEQGAVFVKDMDEVPEGAHLLFSAHGVSPERWEHARRLNLEVIDATCPLVEKVHFEARRFAKKGYTIILIGEEGHDETIGTMGQAPEHIILVTTKEDVDQLEVEDPDNLSYITQTTLSVNDCQIIIDALKKKFPNIMQPPKEDICYATTNRQAAVNALTPDVDLVLVVGDQESANSARLAEIARDKGKPAHLILDATRIDEAWLNGVERVLLTSGASVHDKHVQGVIRYLQDREPCTVEERELVEENVFFRLPAAIA; from the coding sequence ATGGAAATCATCGTCGCCAAGCCCCGCGGCTTCTGCGCGGGCGTCGAGCGGGCCATCAAATGCGTGGAGCAGGCGCTGGAACGCTACGGCGCGCCGGTGTACGTGCTCAACAACATCGTGCACAACGCCCACGTCGTGAACGAGCTCAAGGAGCAAGGCGCCGTGTTTGTGAAGGACATGGACGAAGTGCCCGAAGGCGCGCACCTCCTTTTCAGCGCCCATGGGGTCAGCCCCGAGCGCTGGGAGCACGCCAGGCGCCTCAATCTGGAAGTGATCGACGCCACCTGCCCTCTGGTGGAAAAGGTGCACTTCGAAGCGCGCCGCTTCGCGAAGAAAGGCTACACGATTATCCTCATCGGCGAAGAGGGTCACGACGAAACCATCGGCACCATGGGCCAGGCCCCGGAGCACATCATCCTCGTGACCACGAAGGAGGATGTGGATCAACTGGAGGTCGAGGACCCGGACAACCTTTCCTACATTACCCAGACAACCCTCAGTGTGAACGATTGCCAGATTATCATCGACGCGTTGAAGAAGAAGTTTCCCAATATCATGCAGCCGCCCAAGGAAGATATCTGCTATGCCACGACGAACCGGCAGGCGGCCGTAAACGCCCTCACGCCCGATGTGGACCTGGTGTTGGTCGTGGGTGACCAGGAAAGCGCCAATTCCGCGCGCCTCGCGGAGATCGCCCGAGACAAGGGCAAGCCGGCCCACCTGATTCTGGACGCCACCCGGATAGATGAAGCCTGGCTCAACGGCGTGGAGCGCGTGCTGCTCACCTCGGGCGCGTCCGTGCACGACAAGCACGTGCAGGGCGTCATACGCTATCTGCAGGATCGCGAACCCTGCACGGTGGAGGAGCGGGAACTCGTTGAAGAGAATGTGTTTTTCCGACTGCCGGCCGCGATTGCGTAG
- the asnB gene encoding asparagine synthase (glutamine-hydrolyzing), with translation MCGICGIAYPDPQRTPPPGVLEAMTTALAHRGPDDDGYCSASGVSLGHRRLSVIDLEGGRQPMQLPQRGLHVIFNGEIYNYPDLRDELIAGGAHFKSRSDTEVLLHGYEAWGMEKLMERLAGMFAFALWDEHHRSLYLVRDRLGVKPLYWTTDGRGVLYFASEMRAFREIPGLPSVLNRRAALQYFSTGYVMGEEATHRGVKRLNPGTWLCWRPGERIVEYTYWNLARVWTDRQREQMSPDAAQVETFSGMLDKSVSERLLSDVPLGAFLSGGLDSSMICARIRAQQAWLKTFSIGFQEESYSELPWASLVAKELGTEHTEAIVQCESPDLLLEVTRHIDEPFADTSILPTWVLCREARKHLTVALSGDGGDELLAGYTTHAADRLRRLASIVPGPLLASASLAADLLPDNRRKVGATYKLKQFLSGARLNPCDAHAWWRMLLRRDALKALIAADAWEETFNPFAPFQRAWDEVPKLNPLDRMLYVDYKTWLADDILVKVDRASMAHGLEVRSPFLDHRLVEFCAGLPPHLKLSGLRGKKILRDAARGQVPRAVLARKKAGFNAPVSHWIAGPWRELVQDTLRAKDAGMGMYNSDTVAGLLDAHNKGKRDHGYLIFTLLMFALWARRD, from the coding sequence ATGTGTGGTATCTGCGGCATTGCCTATCCCGATCCCCAGCGAACACCGCCGCCCGGCGTGCTGGAAGCCATGACCACGGCGCTTGCCCATCGAGGGCCAGACGACGATGGATATTGCAGCGCGAGTGGCGTATCGCTGGGCCACCGGCGCCTTTCGGTCATCGATCTGGAGGGCGGGCGTCAGCCCATGCAGCTCCCGCAACGTGGCCTCCATGTGATCTTCAACGGCGAGATATACAATTATCCGGATCTTCGCGATGAACTCATCGCCGGCGGAGCCCACTTCAAGTCCCGTTCGGACACCGAAGTGCTGCTTCATGGCTATGAAGCGTGGGGGATGGAAAAACTGATGGAACGACTCGCGGGGATGTTCGCCTTCGCCCTGTGGGATGAACACCACCGCAGCCTCTACCTGGTGCGTGACCGCCTGGGCGTCAAACCACTCTACTGGACGACCGACGGGCGCGGGGTACTTTACTTCGCGTCGGAAATGAGGGCGTTTCGAGAGATTCCGGGACTTCCTTCAGTCTTGAATCGACGCGCGGCGCTTCAATACTTCTCCACCGGCTACGTCATGGGTGAGGAGGCCACCCACCGCGGTGTGAAGCGACTGAATCCGGGAACGTGGTTATGCTGGAGACCCGGCGAGCGTATCGTGGAGTACACCTACTGGAACCTCGCTCGGGTGTGGACGGATCGCCAACGGGAGCAGATGAGCCCGGACGCGGCGCAAGTCGAGACTTTTTCGGGAATGTTGGATAAGAGCGTTTCTGAGCGCCTCTTGAGCGATGTGCCTCTCGGAGCCTTTCTCAGCGGTGGTCTCGACTCCAGCATGATCTGCGCGCGTATTCGAGCGCAACAAGCCTGGCTGAAGACCTTCAGCATTGGCTTTCAGGAGGAAAGTTACAGCGAATTGCCCTGGGCCTCCCTCGTGGCAAAGGAGCTTGGAACCGAACATACCGAAGCAATAGTGCAATGCGAAAGCCCGGATCTGCTGCTCGAAGTTACGCGCCACATTGACGAACCATTCGCGGACACGTCTATCCTCCCCACGTGGGTGCTATGCCGCGAAGCGCGCAAGCACCTGACCGTGGCCCTGTCGGGCGATGGCGGTGATGAACTGCTTGCAGGCTACACGACCCACGCGGCGGATCGCCTGCGGCGACTGGCGTCGATTGTGCCCGGCCCACTGCTGGCGTCCGCTTCGCTCGCCGCAGACCTCTTGCCCGATAACCGGCGCAAGGTGGGGGCGACCTACAAGCTGAAGCAGTTTCTGTCGGGTGCCCGTTTGAACCCCTGTGACGCCCACGCCTGGTGGCGCATGCTGTTGCGCCGCGATGCCCTGAAGGCATTGATAGCCGCCGATGCCTGGGAAGAAACCTTCAATCCCTTTGCGCCTTTCCAGCGCGCCTGGGACGAAGTGCCGAAGCTGAACCCGCTGGATCGTATGCTCTACGTGGACTACAAGACCTGGCTGGCCGACGATATCCTCGTAAAAGTTGATCGCGCCAGCATGGCCCACGGGCTGGAAGTGCGCAGCCCCTTCCTCGATCATCGCCTGGTGGAGTTCTGCGCCGGGTTGCCGCCGCACCTGAAGCTGTCGGGGCTTCGTGGCAAAAAGATTCTGCGCGATGCGGCCCGGGGCCAAGTGCCCAGGGCCGTTCTTGCCCGAAAAAAAGCGGGCTTCAACGCTCCCGTCTCCCACTGGATCGCGGGGCCCTGGCGGGAGCTGGTACAGGATACGTTGCGGGCCAAAGACGCGGGCATGGGGATGTATAACAGCGACACGGTGGCAGGCTTACTCGACGCCCACAACAAGGGCAAGCGCGATCACGGCTATCTCATTTTTACCCTGCTGATGTTTGCGCTGTGGGCGCGCAGGGACTGA
- a CDS encoding tetratricopeptide repeat protein produces the protein MGAKINCSICGKLTDASLDNCPHCGSPVTVGRPPAPPTPIVGGGRTDHCPSCGAVVQDGDIVCVRCGVSLLTGHKVINDKAESSPGAVRRQIPLGLVAGVLVLLAAAGGVAAFFLMRDPVSQARKMARAGDKLGAVSVLKKYADSAPNDGDAFATLGKLYLDTQQYPDAASALETAVRLVPEDEDLAFLAVIAAGKLEGQGGMQRQIAALEALVQHHPDNAQAVKMLALAQGASGNLEPSKGTLGKLAAIGQSPAEVAKYQGIVDALGGDLPSARSTLAGAGDGDPDVRAALGYVSSLEGDAFAAADALSAVVTGGQDADPEAKTRLGLLYMAQGQFAQALPLLRPATGGGPSDSARFFYALCLQTSGMADEALQDFEKLVAGGGKFAEDAAVQMAMVYLQRGQIDQAAEATRKARKFGSSARLHTLEGSIAALQGAESDAQDQFRTAIQADAEYPAAHLEQGLMYVRRGVLDEGIRELELYMTLADPAIPGGRINEVDLLIKQLKQTEGGMAPEAPAAASAARRALPEAAPAVEPAVESAPAPKSEAEAATESDTPLVETPVVVETPVAVETPAVAPTS, from the coding sequence GTGGGTGCGAAGATAAACTGTTCAATTTGCGGAAAACTCACCGACGCCAGCCTGGACAATTGTCCTCACTGTGGATCTCCGGTGACGGTGGGTCGCCCTCCCGCGCCCCCCACGCCGATAGTGGGGGGAGGCCGAACGGATCATTGTCCGTCTTGCGGCGCCGTTGTTCAGGATGGAGACATTGTTTGCGTGCGCTGCGGCGTGAGCCTCCTTACGGGACACAAAGTCATCAACGATAAAGCCGAATCCTCCCCGGGCGCGGTGCGCCGCCAGATACCGCTGGGGCTTGTGGCGGGGGTGCTGGTGTTGCTCGCGGCGGCGGGTGGTGTGGCGGCTTTCTTTCTGATGCGCGATCCGGTCAGCCAGGCGCGCAAGATGGCCCGCGCGGGCGACAAGCTGGGCGCCGTGAGCGTGTTGAAGAAGTATGCCGATTCCGCACCGAACGACGGGGATGCGTTCGCCACCCTTGGCAAGCTCTACCTTGACACCCAGCAGTACCCGGATGCCGCCTCGGCGCTGGAGACGGCGGTGCGCCTTGTCCCGGAAGACGAAGATCTGGCCTTCCTCGCGGTGATCGCGGCGGGCAAGCTTGAAGGTCAAGGCGGGATGCAACGCCAGATCGCGGCCCTTGAGGCGCTTGTGCAGCACCACCCGGACAATGCCCAGGCCGTGAAGATGCTTGCCCTGGCACAGGGGGCCTCGGGCAATCTGGAGCCCAGTAAGGGCACACTCGGAAAGCTGGCGGCCATCGGCCAGTCTCCGGCGGAAGTGGCCAAGTATCAAGGTATCGTCGATGCGCTCGGCGGCGATCTGCCATCGGCCCGCAGCACCCTCGCGGGTGCGGGTGACGGTGACCCCGACGTGCGGGCGGCACTGGGCTATGTATCCAGTCTGGAAGGCGACGCGTTCGCCGCGGCGGATGCCCTGAGCGCGGTGGTCACCGGAGGGCAGGATGCGGACCCTGAAGCGAAGACGCGTCTCGGGCTGCTCTATATGGCCCAGGGACAGTTTGCCCAGGCCCTGCCCCTCCTTCGCCCGGCGACCGGCGGGGGCCCCTCGGACAGTGCGCGCTTCTTCTATGCGCTCTGCCTCCAGACCTCCGGAATGGCCGACGAAGCCTTGCAGGATTTTGAGAAGCTCGTTGCCGGCGGCGGAAAGTTTGCGGAGGACGCCGCCGTGCAGATGGCGATGGTGTACCTGCAACGCGGCCAGATCGATCAGGCCGCCGAGGCGACGCGCAAGGCGCGAAAATTCGGCAGTTCGGCTCGGCTCCACACACTGGAGGGCAGTATCGCCGCGCTCCAGGGCGCGGAATCGGATGCCCAGGATCAATTCCGCACCGCCATCCAGGCCGACGCGGAGTATCCCGCCGCGCACCTGGAGCAGGGGCTCATGTATGTGCGGCGTGGTGTTCTGGACGAGGGCATTCGGGAGTTGGAGCTCTACATGACCCTGGCCGACCCGGCCATACCGGGCGGTAGAATCAACGAAGTCGACCTGCTCATCAAGCAGTTGAAGCAAACGGAAGGCGGAATGGCGCCCGAGGCCCCGGCGGCGGCATCCGCCGCGCGGCGCGCGTTACCCGAGGCGGCGCCCGCAGTCGAGCCCGCGGTCGAGTCCGCGCCCGCCCCGAAGTCCGAGGCCGAGGCCGCAACCGAATCCGACACGCCGCTGGTGGAGACGCCCGTGGTGGTTGAGACGCCCGTGGCGGTGGAGACTCCGGCGGTCGCCCCGACCTCCTGA
- a CDS encoding BatD family protein produces MRFCHASIAQVTLCVLTLVTAWATSAQESPTITAVVEKEAVSVGEPFVLQLQVSNVDNADTPDLSFLSNDFTVEFGGNRRNESASITRINGRTTRVVSRQYLINFRLTAKRTGRIEIPAITVTAEGRPLTTEPLVVVASPPEAVENFKLTTQLSKATCYVGEPIAMTTTYYIGDPVRDVTFNLPVLNAPDFDSEVMQIEQRRDREYVGIMIDNQEVVAEKGEARSNGTSFVTLTFVHVLVPKAAGEIEVPQSTAAAQAVVEDQRRSRSPFEFGSRDQTKSVVVQADPLTLSVKAVPEEGKPANFSGLIGEFSIATTATPTEVNVGDPITLTIMLQGPTYLRHFELPSLQQQPALAEKFRIPDEMAPGRAEENRKIFTQTIRAQSPEVTEVPPIELAYFDTVSGRYEMARSNPIPLKVRATQVVTASDAEGFRPREETIEHVAVNEGIAHNFTEADALNPQRFGPDVWMRSASSWLLLLLPPVAWGALAGTLMVRRLGGLRPKARARKLARAQLTLALADTEQNHGKALQALRAYLAAKLDARASALIFSDVERPLRAQGASDATLGALRKVFEECEAHHYAGAGGSPLAEVTRRMLECADALEKEIG; encoded by the coding sequence ATGAGATTCTGCCACGCATCTATAGCTCAGGTAACGTTGTGTGTCCTGACGCTGGTCACGGCCTGGGCAACCTCCGCGCAGGAATCCCCCACCATCACCGCGGTGGTGGAAAAGGAGGCGGTTTCCGTCGGCGAGCCCTTTGTCCTCCAGCTCCAGGTCAGCAACGTAGACAACGCGGATACGCCGGATCTCAGTTTCCTGTCCAATGATTTTACCGTGGAGTTTGGCGGAAACCGCCGCAACGAGAGCGCGTCAATCACCCGGATCAACGGTCGCACGACCCGCGTCGTGTCGCGCCAGTACCTCATTAATTTCCGACTCACCGCGAAGCGGACCGGACGCATCGAGATACCGGCGATCACCGTCACCGCCGAGGGGCGGCCCCTCACAACCGAGCCCCTCGTCGTGGTGGCGAGCCCCCCGGAAGCGGTCGAGAACTTCAAACTGACCACGCAACTCTCCAAGGCGACCTGCTACGTCGGCGAACCCATCGCCATGACCACGACCTATTACATAGGCGATCCCGTGCGGGATGTAACCTTTAATCTGCCCGTGCTGAACGCGCCCGACTTCGATTCGGAAGTGATGCAGATCGAGCAACGCCGGGATCGCGAATACGTCGGCATCATGATCGACAATCAGGAAGTCGTGGCGGAAAAGGGCGAGGCCCGCTCCAATGGTACAAGCTTTGTCACCCTGACTTTCGTGCATGTACTGGTGCCGAAAGCCGCCGGCGAGATCGAAGTACCCCAATCAACCGCCGCGGCGCAGGCGGTGGTGGAAGATCAGCGCCGAAGCCGTTCACCATTTGAATTCGGGTCGCGCGATCAGACCAAGAGTGTGGTGGTCCAGGCCGATCCGTTGACACTTTCGGTGAAGGCCGTGCCTGAAGAGGGAAAACCCGCAAACTTCTCGGGACTGATCGGAGAATTCTCGATCGCCACGACCGCGACACCGACCGAAGTCAACGTGGGCGATCCGATTACACTCACGATCATGCTGCAGGGCCCCACCTACCTACGCCACTTTGAATTGCCCTCGCTCCAGCAACAGCCCGCGCTCGCGGAAAAATTCCGCATCCCGGACGAAATGGCCCCCGGTCGCGCCGAGGAAAATCGGAAGATCTTTACTCAGACCATCCGCGCCCAGTCACCCGAAGTGACGGAGGTGCCCCCCATCGAGCTGGCCTATTTCGACACGGTGAGCGGCCGCTATGAAATGGCCCGGTCGAACCCCATCCCCCTTAAGGTGCGGGCAACCCAGGTGGTGACCGCTTCCGATGCGGAGGGCTTCCGCCCGCGGGAAGAGACTATCGAGCATGTGGCCGTGAACGAAGGCATCGCCCACAATTTCACCGAGGCGGACGCGCTCAATCCCCAGCGTTTCGGGCCGGATGTGTGGATGCGCTCCGCTTCGAGTTGGCTGCTCCTCTTGCTGCCGCCTGTGGCGTGGGGGGCCCTCGCCGGCACCCTGATGGTACGCCGGCTGGGCGGGCTGCGCCCGAAGGCCCGGGCCCGAAAACTGGCCCGCGCCCAGCTCACTCTGGCGCTGGCGGACACGGAGCAGAATCACGGCAAGGCCCTTCAGGCGCTCCGCGCCTATCTCGCCGCCAAACTGGATGCCCGGGCCAGTGCCCTGATATTCAGCGATGTAGAGCGCCCCCTCCGGGCTCAGGGCGCAAGCGATGCCACGCTGGGCGCGCTGCGGAAGGTCTTCGAAGAATGCGAAGCGCACCACTATGCGGGTGCGGGTGGAAGCCCCCTCGCCGAAGTCACCCGACGCATGCTGGAATGCGCGGACGCGCTGGAAAAGGAGATCGGCTGA
- a CDS encoding tetratricopeptide repeat protein, giving the protein MIYAAGNLTRHATRMMVVGALLLSGHVWAGSNPEVDRANALYGAGNYQEALDVYDRLAKEQPDNPALQFNRGAALYQLGDLPKAREAFEQAGVLSEDAQLQARSAYNLGNCAFKEGQEKVAQDPDAAMASLNRSMGYYKDALARDKSIDAAAHNLEMVKRTIQELRRQQRQQEQERQQKEQQQKQQEQQKKEETKEKLDELIEEQQQQNQQSEQAAQQQRTQQSDPSQPAPTPEQMEAMKQQQEQTRDKTEDLAEQMTSPGDPAPEPESKSSAKDAAEKQKEAEEHLKNQNAEAANKAQEEALEKLKEARKALDAEEKEEQQSEEQPSAEDNKNKNQQEQPEKPEEKSGENNKPEETGKMDTPDDGTPPPDANARDILNQEKRNKEQRDLRRMIGVAPVEKDW; this is encoded by the coding sequence ATGATATACGCGGCTGGAAACTTGACGCGCCATGCAACCCGGATGATGGTTGTGGGCGCACTGTTGCTTTCGGGGCACGTCTGGGCCGGGTCCAATCCCGAAGTGGACAGGGCCAATGCCCTCTACGGCGCAGGCAACTATCAGGAAGCCCTGGACGTCTATGATCGACTTGCGAAAGAGCAACCGGACAATCCCGCGCTCCAGTTCAACCGAGGGGCGGCCCTTTACCAGTTGGGGGACCTCCCCAAAGCGCGGGAAGCCTTCGAGCAGGCCGGTGTCCTTTCGGAGGACGCGCAATTGCAGGCGCGGAGCGCCTATAATCTTGGAAATTGCGCATTCAAGGAGGGGCAGGAGAAAGTTGCCCAGGACCCCGACGCCGCCATGGCCTCGCTGAACCGGAGCATGGGTTACTACAAGGACGCCCTCGCCCGCGACAAGTCGATCGATGCCGCGGCTCACAATCTTGAAATGGTGAAGAGAACCATTCAGGAACTCCGCCGGCAACAGCGGCAACAGGAACAAGAGCGGCAACAAAAAGAACAACAACAGAAGCAGCAGGAACAGCAGAAGAAGGAGGAGACGAAGGAGAAGCTGGACGAGCTCATCGAAGAGCAACAACAGCAGAACCAGCAGTCGGAGCAGGCCGCGCAACAACAGCGGACGCAGCAGTCGGACCCCTCGCAACCCGCGCCGACGCCGGAGCAGATGGAGGCGATGAAGCAGCAGCAGGAACAGACCCGGGATAAGACCGAAGACCTGGCCGAGCAGATGACGTCGCCGGGCGATCCGGCGCCCGAACCGGAATCGAAATCCAGCGCGAAAGACGCGGCGGAAAAGCAGAAGGAAGCGGAAGAGCATCTGAAGAACCAGAACGCCGAAGCGGCGAACAAGGCCCAGGAAGAGGCGCTGGAGAAACTGAAAGAGGCCCGCAAGGCCCTCGATGCGGAGGAGAAGGAGGAACAACAGTCCGAGGAACAACCGTCCGCCGAGGACAACAAGAACAAGAATCAGCAAGAACAGCCCGAAAAGCCCGAAGAAAAGTCCGGGGAGAACAACAAGCCCGAAGAAACCGGGAAGATGGATACACCGGACGACGGAACACCGCCGCCGGACGCCAACGCCAGAGACATTCTCAACCAGGAAAAGCGGAACAAAGAACAACGCGACCTGAGGCGGATGATCGGTGTTGCGCCCGTTGAGAAGGATTGGTGA